The following proteins come from a genomic window of Sardina pilchardus chromosome 1, fSarPil1.1, whole genome shotgun sequence:
- the LOC134075146 gene encoding zinc finger and SCAN domain-containing protein 2-like, whose product MEALELRLRESEVDSERVLGDQVEANRLLRQQLDDLQTRLDEKEKQLIEANEIIRALRDEVQILHQQLVHQTPHQQLEHQTPHQQLEQQTPHQQLEHQTPHQQLEQQTPHQQLEQQTPHQQLVHQTPHQQLEQQTPHQQLVHQTPHQQLEQQTPHQQLEHQTPHQQLEHQTPHQQLEHQTPHQQLEHQTPHQQLEHQTPHQQLEQQRRLKLTHPSTAALSAPRTRAPNRFVTFRVCLLPDPHMHMSRQKGKVFRKIKVPLDLSAKEFQDVIRGAFPKLGNNNFQFVKVDVLRRIKALQVSPVTPSVLKSSGELRRSALYILPKNEREACTTPSALECAPGLTDVGNGNSHDTVDTADADDQTEDTEKSPQRKQKQDHTSQSPQLRLPLETNKDQDITSQSPQLRLPLETNKDQDVTSQTPQTPQLRPPLETNCALKTSVYVSPVNLLLICTSEDDPEDRPVSLSDVAERPSQQVPLRMVSVNLEDCRGMLGPDGVFKIQTENEDHSDEGSFDYDQHDDNDDDDDDDDDGDSLYDPTTEPLDSCSDDGDTACAPEKQRRDERTEQTESEQKLHSCSECDRTFLKLNSLRAHQRRHNEKTSPPQSPCESKEQGQRICLERKGQKGERKTVKLHECRDCGKAFSFLSQLSIHQKVHIRKKLSTTTVLESTVSSNRPSPRKKSFKHAQKSCECKECGKLLSSPSNLIVHQRIHTGEMPYTCTVCNKAFTQLGNFREHQRRHTQDRPYKCPHCPKSFIISTRLKIHIRVHSGERPYSCTECTKSFTSLITLKSHQKCHSDDKPFLCLQCGRRFKWRCNLAIHKLKHTGEKPHLCQYCGKTFSSSTKLVVHQRCHTGEKPYKCPECKDSFSRLCHLQNHKLRHTGEKRHLCSICGKAFARLDVLKTHQRVHTGEKPYQCTICEEKFSYIQSLQSHQKRGHAVSKSHNCSQCGDSFRKAQELKSHECLQGGNS is encoded by the exons ATGGAGGCTCTCGAGTTGAGGCTGCGGGAGAGTGAGGTGGACTCCGAGCGGGTACTGGGGGATCAAGTGGAGGCTAACCGGCTCCTGAGACAACAACTTGACGACCTTCAAACGAGACTggatgagaaagagaagcaACTTATTGAAGCAAACGAG ATCATCAGGGCCCTGAGGGATGAGGTGCAGATACTGCATCAACAGCTCGTGCACCAGACCCCACATCAACAGCTGGAACACCAGACCCCACATCAACAACTGGAACAGCAGACTCCACATCAACAGCTGGAACACCAGACCCCACATCAACAACTGGAACAGCAGACTCCACATCAACAGCTGGAGCAGCAGACCCCACATCAACAGCTCGTGCACCAGACCCCACATCAACAGCTGGAACAGCAGACCCCACATCAACAGCTCGTGCACCAGACCCCACATCAACAGCTGGAACAGCAGACCCCACATCAACAGCTGGAACACCAGACTCCACATCAACAGCTGGAGCACCAGACTCCACATCAACAGCTGGAGCACCAGACCCCACACCAACAGCTGGAACACCAGACCCCACACCAACAGCTGGAACACCAGACCCCACACCAACAGCTGGAACAGCAGAGAAG GCTGAAGCTCACCCATCCAAGCACAGCCGCTCTCTCGGCACCAAGGACGAGAGCGCCAAATAGATTTGTGACCTTCAGAGTTTGTCTCCTCCCTGATCCTCATATGCATATGTCCCGTCAAAAGG GGAAGGTTTTCAGGAAAATCAAGGTGCCGCTGGACTTGTCTGCCAAGGAGTTCCAGGATGTCATCAGAGGTGCTTTCCCCAAACTGGGCAACAACAATTTCCAATTTGTGAAGGTAGATGTCCTCAGAAGAATTAAAGCGCTTCAGGTTTCTCCAGTGACCCCATCTGTGCTGAAAAGCAGCGGAGAGCTCAGGCGCTCAGCCCTGTACATTCTCCCAAAg AATGAACGGGAGGCCTGTACAACCCCTAGTGCCCTGGAGTGTGCTCCCGGGCTGACAGAT GTTGGAAATGGTAACTCCCACGACACTGTGGATACAGCAGATGCTGAT GACCAGACAGAAGACACAGAGAAGTCACCACAAAGGAAACAAAAACAGGATCATACATCACAGAGCCCTCAGCTGAGACTTCCATTAGAAACCAACAAGGACCAGGACATTACATCACAGAGCCCTCAGCTGAGACTTCCATTAGAAACCAACAAGGACCAGGACGTTACATCACAGACCCCACAGACCCCTCAGCTGAGACCTCCATTAGAAACCAACTGTGCCCTCAAGACTTCG gTTTATGTGAGCCCAGTAAACCTCCTCCTCATTTGTACCTCAGAGGACGATCCAGAAGACCGTCCAGTCTCCCTTAGTGATGTAGCAGAGAGACCATCCCAACAGGTGCCCTTGCGCATGGTGTCAGTGAATCTTGAAGACTGCCGTGGAATGCTGGGGCCCGACGGAGTTTTTAAGATACAAACAGAAAACGAGGACCACAGTGATGAAGGCAGCTTTGACTACGACCAACACGATGataacgatgatgatgatgatgatgatgacgatggagACAGTCTTTATGACCCCACTA ctGAACCCCTGGACTCCTGTTCTGATGATGGAGACACCGCTTGTGCACCTGAGAAGCAAAGAAGAGATGAACGGACAGAACAGACAGAGTCGGAGCAGAAGCTGCATTcctgcagtgagtgtgacaggaCCTTTCTCAAGCTGAACTCCCTGAGGGCTCATCAGAGAAGACATAATGAAAAGACGTCCCCTCCTCAAAGTCCCTGTGAGTCTAAAGAACAAGGACAACGGATATGCCTTGAGCGCAAAGGCCAGAAAGGCGAGAGAAAAACTGTCAAGCTTCATGAGTGCAGGGATTGTGGAAAGGCATTTTCGTTCCTAAGCCAGCTTTCTATTCACCAGAAAGTGCATATCAGAAAAAAGCTGTCCACTACTACCGTGTTGGAAAGCACGGTGTCGTCCAACAGGCCATCGCCTCGCAAGAAAAGTTTCAAGCATGCCCAGAAATCTTGTGAGTGTAAAGAGTGTGGCAAACTGCTTTCAAGCCCTTCAAATCTCATTGTTCATCAAagaatccacacaggagaaatgCCTTATACATGCACTGTATGTAACAAGGCTTTTACACAGTTAGGCAACTTCCGTGAACACCAAAGAAGGCATACACAGGATAGACCATATAAGTGCCCCCATTGCCCAAAGAGTTTTATAATATCAACTAGATTAAAAATACACATACGGGTTCACAGTGGGGAAAGACCATACTCCTGCACCGAGTGCACCAAGAGCTTCACCAGCTTGATTACGCTTAAGTCGCATCAGAAATGTCACTCAGATGATAAGCCTTTTCTGTGTTTGCAGTGCGGTAGAAGATTCAAATGGAGATGCAACCTCGCCATTCACAAGTTAAAGcatacaggagaaaaacctcACCTCTGTCAGTATTGTGGCAAGACTTTCTCAAGCTCCACTAAACTGGTCGTACATCAGAGATGTCACACAGGAGAGAAACCATATAAATGCCCAGAGTGTAAGGACAGTTTTTCTCGCTTATGCCATCTCCAAAACCATAAACTGCGACACACGGGGGAAAAACGTCACCTTTGCTCAATTTGTGGGAAGGCTTTCGCTCGCCTAGATGTTCTGAAGACGCACCAGAGagttcacactggagagaaaccTTACCAGTGCACCATATGTGAGGAGAAATTCAGCTACATACAAAGCCTGCAGTCACACCAGAAGAGAGGGCATGCTGTCAGCAAATCTCACAATTGTTCACAATGTGGCGACAGCTTTAGAAAGGCACAGGAACTCAAAtcacatgaatgccttcagGGTGGAAACAGTTGA